TCTACTTCTGACAGCTGCCAGCACCCGCTGAGAAATCAAGACCCTGCACTTCCACCCTCGTTGACTTTGTTGACTTTGAGTGAAGGCTTAAGTGTATTTGGAGCAGCAGCAGGAAGCAGGACTTGGAACCGCCAGCCCTACATCCATGCACGCCAGCAGGAACCTCTAGGACTGTGTCCATCTAACAGAAATGCACATTTCAACTCTATGATTTACCAATTACATAGTTTGGCACTGGGCCCATATGGCCCATAGGCCCAATGGGAAACCTCAGCACAGAGACTGGGGAGATCAGGACACCTGCTGTGAACCTTCCATCCTCAGGTGTGAAGCGGAGAATAACGTGCTGAGCACTAACAGCTACTGCAAAGCTTGGTTGGGCAAGTTCAGCCAGCGAGTAGAGACCAGGTTCCCGAAACAAGAGTCCAGCACTGTGCAATCAATCAGAAATAGGATTACCATCATCATCGTTATCATCTGTAGCTGGGAAGAAAGATAAGAATGAAACTTTTCGGGGAAAGCACACATGCCTTTGGGAGAAGGGGTCGCAGAGCCTGTGTGGGCGTGCTTCATGTTCCTTGGGTAGGGGACTGCTCTTCCGGCCTGGCTGGGTTCTGCTCTTCCAGCCTGTCTTGGATTCTGTTCTCCCAGCCTGGCTGGGTTCTGCTCTTGCAGCCTGTTTCCAGGGTCTGCTCTTCCAGTCTATCTCTGGTATTTCTCACGAGGCTGGGAAATCACGCCTCCCCTCCCTCAGCTGTGGATTCCTTGAAATCTGGGGTCTCACCTCATAATGAGCTAACAGTTGCTCTCCTTAGAAATCCCCTCTGGGTTCCCAGGATCCAGTAGAGGGGTAAGAGGAAGGGAGCTCTGGAACTAGCCCCCTCTTGCTCTCTGGTTGACCCAGATATTGGTGCTGAAAGAACTAACGGTGGTCCCTGAGGCAGAGGGCTGGGTCTTGGGGGCCTGGCCCACGCAGGGCATGTCAGGCCTCCTTCCCAGGCAGCGTGCCTTCCGCTCTGCTTCGTCTCCAGGAAGATGCAGCTTTCCCGGATGATGGCTGAGTAGATGCCAGCCAAGCTGAGGtcaggggtgaccctgagcaccaaggttGTCCTAAGAGTGCCAAGGAGTTCCATCTTCATCTTCACCAGCAGCTGCAGAGAGGAGAGGAATGCTGAGAAGATAGTGCAGGTGGAGGCACACCAGGGAAGGGGGGCACAGCTCCACACTCTGGCCCCCTTCCACCCTGACTATCACCTGACCATCCTGATACCATCCTGACCATCACCTCGGACAGCCAGCccaacactcccccaccccaagaggTGACAATCAGACCCCATCTCCGGAGCAAGCCCCCCAGGTTCTCCTTCTCTTGGTCAGTCTGCAGCCAGCCTAGGTTGTCAGAGCTGAAGCTGAGGAAAGCAGAAGGGGGGCCTGGGTAGGGAGGGGGGAACTctgaggcaggagagaggagggcagggtcAGGTTCCATCCAAGGAGGAGGGCGCAAGGGGGATCCAGGGAACACAGTGAGGGGATTTCTGAGCAAAGAAAGTGAAAGTTCCAGGGACATAAATAGGAAGCAGTCACAGTCCACAGGCTCACGGCTTCCACACTCGTCCCAGTCCCCTGCGTCCACCCCAGGACAGGACCGCTCTCCAGCAACCCTGCCGACTCCTGCTTTCCAGCCCGTCACTCCACTCACAGTCCCTGCAGTCCGCCTGCCGCCCATGGCCTTGCCTGTGGCTCCCCTACTGGTCCTCAGCCTGCTGTTTCTCTGGAGTAGCCCGGGTAAGTGCGGCAGGGCTACAGCGACAGGAAGTGGGAGTTAAACGTCTGACTGCTCTTGGTGCCGGACGTGAAGCATCTTGCGAGTTGGGGCTGCCTGTGAACTTGGGGTTCCCTTCTGAGTGTGGGTGTATCtggtcctctgtgtgtgtgtgtgtgtgtgtgtgtgtgtgtgtgtgtgtgtgtgtgtgtgtttaggtacAGGGCACCTTCctgggagctcagggcttactcctggttctgtgctcagggatcattcctggtggggctcggggtaaaatccaggctggccatgtgcaaggcaagcgctgcacccactgtatgatctctccagccctgtgggtGTATCTGGGTCCCAAAATTCCACTGTGAGCATGTGGTGGGGTATCTCAGAGCTTATGTCTGCCCTGCTCTCTGCAGGCTCTCTTTCCTGCTGCCTCCGTTTTGCAGGCAAAAGCAGAGAGCAGTATATATGGGTTGGAGGTGGAGAGGATgggagacacagaggcagggctCATAACCCAAACACTCAGCAATTCCTAAAGCTTTGGCCGCCATCTTCCTGCTACCCCAACCCTgcgaccccatcccccaccccaccccaagcccacTGGTGACCAGCACCAATTTGCAAGAGATCAAGAGGAAGTTGAAAGAGGTGGGGGGAACAGGACAGCGTGTCTGTTCACCCAGTAGCTTAGAAATACttcagagaccagagagacagtagtgAAGGGTAGAGGACTTACCTGGCACTCATAACTGTGCCCCTAGCACcataagaagtgatccctgagctcagagccaaagatgatccctgaataccccccaggtgtggcccaaaatacaccATCAAAAAAAGTACTCTGAGACCTTCACTAACCTGCAAGAGGGGCAGgaatgatagtccagcaggtagggcgtttgtctcgcATGTAGCCTACATGGATTTGGCCCCCCACATTTCACATGGTACCCTAAggactgccaggactaattcctgggtacagagtcaggagtaacacctgggcatcaccaggtgaggcccccaaaccaataataataataaccagcaAGACTATGGACTGTAGGGGCAAACTGGTCCCAGGGATCTCCACCCGCACTGAGCAAGGGGAGCTTTTCATCCCCTACAATGACAGTAACCTCGACTCCCGGGATTCCACGTGTCCAACACTaccttccctctcttttccttcGGCCCCCAGCTCTGGCGGGTGCCAATGACGCAGAAGACTGCTGTCTCTCGGTAACTCAGCGCCTCATCCCCTGGAAGATCGTGAAGGCCTTCCGCTACCTCAAGGATGGCTGCAGGATGCCTGCCGTGGTGTGAGTCTCGGGGCACGGCCccactcctccctctcttcctcgcAAGCGCAACCCCTTCCTGGAACCCCCTGAAACTGCCCACCCGAGCGGGGTTCCAACCACAGTCCGCTGGGAAGCTGGGTTTCCTGGGTCCATCCTCTCTGCCCTGTGCCCTCTCACTCCAGGTTCACCACGCTGAGAGACCACCAGCTCTGTGCACCCCCAGACCAGCCCTGGGTGAACCGCATCATCCAGAGACTGCAGAGGCAAAACGCCAAGCAAGCCTGAGCCCTCAGCGCGGCCCATTCCTCCCAGCCTCTGCCTAAGACACCCCCCCACCAATTACTTGTTtctccttccccactccccttTCTGCAGAACAAGCCCCTGAGCAGTTAGCTCCCGCATCTGCCCTGGAAGGAACCCCACCTGTGTGAGGGATTGCATtcccggggccctggggagcGGAGAATCAGAGGAATAGCCAGATCTCCAGCTCCAGTGTCGCTGCAGAGACCTCAGCGGGGCAGCGGATGGGGTGTCGGGgagtgcgcgtgcgtgcgtgcctgCGTGCGTGTGCGCTTgcctgcgtgcatgtgtgcatgcgtgcaagcatacatgcctgtgtgcatgcgtgcgtgtgctTGGCGGGCACACAGTGCCTCAGTTCCCACACCACGACGCTGCCAATAAAGCCCAGCTGGCACCCCCAGATCTGAGCACTGTCTGTCGTCTGTGTGGGAAGGCTGGGACAGGAAGCGGGAGGCGGACCGGCAGGAGAGTTCTACCCTGCAGCCCAGCAGACTCCCCAAGTTCTCTGAGTCAGTTCCCACAATCTCCTCTTCCCCACGGTTCAGCGACACTCAACCTGTGTCGGCTCCCTGACCAAGCCCAGACTGTCTCACCCTCCCAGGTGCTCAGCCATCCAGGTGTGTCAGGGATCAGGTATCCCTGGGGAGAGTTTGTGGGGAACCTGATCTCATGGTGAGGGTGGGAGCAAGGgtttcccccactccacccccataaCAAACGCCTGGGAGGAAAGTGCCCACCCACCCAAGCCTCTCCCTCTGTCTACATCAATTCTCTCTTTTGCCCTCCTGGCTTCCCATCTGGGTCTAAATGActcttcttccaggaagccttccttgaCTTGAGACTGGGTGACAGACCTTTGTCCCTGCCAAGCATCCAGAGCtgctctcccaccccacctgcccccatTCCTCCATCACACCGAGTTAGTTATACCTCTGGTTTGTCAGAGTTCCTAGGTGGGAATCTACTTTGGTTTCCACTGTCTCCCTGGTGACATGGTGTGGCATGAAGTAGCCACTCGGTGGATATTTGTCTTGAGAATGAAtaactgagccagagagatagttcagagattATGTGTTTGCCTGGAATGCAACTGACCCCGGTTAGATCTCTGACACTACAAATGgtctcccagcatcaccaggagtgactcgtgagcagagccaggagtaagccctgagcactgctgggtgtgacccaaaataaaagacagaaggcagagagagagagtgaaaaactgcatgaggggctggggctgtAACTCACCGGTGGCCCACTCGCCCTGTACATTCGagaccctgaattcaatcccttaCATCACATGAAAGGTTAAAATAACtatgtgcagggctggagcaatagcacagcaggtagggcatttgccttgcacatggccgacccgggttcaattcccagcatcccatacggttccccaagcactgccaggactaattcctgaatgtatgagccaggaataatccctgtgcattgctaggtgtgacccaaaaagcaaaaaaattaaaacaactatgTGAGGGGGGACTGGGAGTCTAGGGTGAAAACTCATCTCTCCAAACAGAGTGTGGTCTCCAGGGATCCAGCAGTagggccttgtacacagccaaggCCGGTTCAgcctctgacatcccatatggtcctccgagcccaccaggagtgattcctaagtgcaaagccaggagtaagccctgagcaccaccgagtgtgccttcccccaaaaaaaattataaacagagcatggtctcaaaaaaaaaaaaataaggggccggagcgatagcacagcgggtagggcgtttgccttgcacgcggccgacccaggttcgatccctggcatctcatatggtcccccaagcactaccaggagtaattcctgagtgcagaaccaggagtaatccctgagcattgctgggtgtgacccaaaaagcaaaataataataataataataataataataataaatccagGGATAGGGtgctgtggctcagtggcaaagctcCCACCTTGCCTAGGTGAGGTTCCGGCACCACACGGGAAAATAAGCTAGAGGGATCTCCACTCCAGCTCGGCCACCTGGGGCAGGTCTAGCCCCACAGACAAGGCTGAGGAGCAGATTCTCAAGAATTCTCATGGACAGCTGCACGAGCCAGCAGTCGGGGGGAAGAAGAGGGGCCTGCATGTGGAAGCAGCAGATGTGGGAGCAAGGAAAGAGAGCATGGAGGCACCCACCAGGGCCCTACAGCCCACCTCAGCCCCAGGGGAATCCCAAGATGGAGGGACATGctcagaaggggaagaagaaaagcatCGTGGAGGACAACACTTCCTATGACTCAAGTTCACTGCAGGCTGCTCTGGCTCAGcttggctggtgctcaggggctgcttgtGGACCCCCCCCCGCCTCATCCATGGGCCTGTCCAGCTGGGAGTAACAAGTCTGCGAGGTGCGGAACAGAGCCCCAGGTCTGGGGAAGGGCAGCCATCATTACCCCAATCCCCTTCATGTGGGAGCAAAGTCAGGCCCGGGtagctggagggtgggggtgggggagagcacaGGATAGACTGGGGGGCCCCTCACCAGCAGACACTCCTTGGACTCTCCTTCGGCTGGACTTGCGTCCCTCAGTAGCCCAAGTATAGGTGTCAGAGAGGCACAAGGGGTAGGGAAGGTTGAGCTCTCAAGAAACAGGTGAGCCGGCAGGGAAGGGTGGCTGGGCTGTCTGGGAGAAACCACCCATGCGTTCATGCATCCGAGCATCCAGCCATTACCTCCCGTCACCcctgtctccccacatccattAGGCCATCCATCAAGGCAGCTGGCCATGGAGTTCCAGCAGGCCCAGCTCCAGACCCCCCTGGCCCCTTGCCCTGAATCCCAACAGGCGGAAGATGAGCACAGTTGTGGGGGGTGCACAGGACTCACTTCTTCCCCAGCAGGCCAAGCAGGAAGCATCCTGCCCAGCGTGACAGCACCATCCCTCGGGCCCtgggacacagacagaagagggaagcaggtggggtgctgggacaGGTGCTTCCAGGTCAGATCCCCTAACATGCCCCTGGGAACAACTGGAACCCTATCTCAGTGCCTTGCCCCCTCTCCCACCAGTCCTTAATCCCACTTGGCCCCTCACTGTGGCAGCTGGGGAGCTTTCTTCCAGTCCCCCATCTGTCACATGAGGGTAAAGACTTAACTTTTAAGAATCCCTTCAGTCTgggccagaaagacagggagggaTTAAGGAGGCTGACTCAGGCCCAATATCCCATagggcctcccaagcaccaccaggagtgatccctgagtgcagagccaagagtaagccttgagcactgccggatgtgaacCAACACCTTTCCCcagatccccccgccccccaaaaaaggaatctCTTCAAAGACTGACTCCAAATCTTTGTGTCTTAAACTAAACCCCTGCTCTGTAATACCTGCTTCCTGGGGCCCCAGAGAGCTCCCTTGGGAACGAAGGGGAAGCTGAGGGTCAAAGCAAGGACATGATCTAGAGCTAGTGAAGCACCTGacagccctggggcctgggggatgAAAATTCTGAAGAAGCCTGAGGAGGCTGGCACCAGAGTCCCCCAAAGGGAGCAAGCCCCAGGTCTCCTCCACCTCTGCTTCTCCAGCCCCGGGCTCCGTCCCCTGCATCCGAGCCTCCAGCTGGCTGGGAATCTCCATCCCTTTCCCCACCCTCGGTCCACCACCCGCTGCTCACCCACGCCTATCTCTTTATCTCCGAGTGAAGGCTAAGCCCTGCAACCTGTCACTTGTCACATCCCATGTCCCATTCCAAGGATGGTCTCAGCTCTTGGCTTCAATCACTCCACACTCTCTCCGGCCTCACACGGGGACTCAGTGATATCTTCCATCATGACCGAGTCTGAGTTTGTCAGGCCTGGagcctcccgccctcccttcctGGCAAGGAGGAGGCTGCCGGCTCTGGGCCGGGTGGAATGGGCTCCCAGCTTCCCTACCAGGATGCTGCTGCCTGCAACAGCCTGACGTTCAGGGAGTTGTCCACCGCACAGCC
The nucleotide sequence above comes from Sorex araneus isolate mSorAra2 chromosome 1, mSorAra2.pri, whole genome shotgun sequence. Encoded proteins:
- the CCL19 gene encoding C-C motif chemokine 19; its protein translation is MALPVAPLLVLSLLFLWSSPALAGANDAEDCCLSVTQRLIPWKIVKAFRYLKDGCRMPAVVFTTLRDHQLCAPPDQPWVNRIIQRLQRQNAKQA